A window of Cryptomeria japonica chromosome 3, Sugi_1.0, whole genome shotgun sequence contains these coding sequences:
- the LOC131043352 gene encoding methyl jasmonate esterase 1-like → MIWEELRLKIAKVKVMAYDSRSFHFVFVHGACFGGWCWYKVADLLMKDGHTVSALDMAGQGIDPTDADHIYTLEEYNKPLTDFFTALSSNHKVILVGHSVGGYNVSYTMERFPHKIASAIFVTAVMALSGTTLVDSLNEILSRIGSLGDSTFSFANGEGKKPTSVKFGKQFSQQVLLQNSPSTDICLTDSLLKKFPLWDGAVSYTKENYGRVPRAYVVAKDDKMLSEEYQKKMIAENPPQMVYEIEGSDHSPFFCKPDKLANILLQIASRCLCE, encoded by the exons ATGATTTGGGAGGAGTTGCGTTTAAAAATAGCAAAAGTAAAAGTAATGGCTTATGATTCAAGAAGCTTCCACTTTGTGTTTGTCCATGGAGCCTGTTTTGGCGGCTGGTGTTGGTACAAAGTTGCAGACCTCCTTATGAAAGATGGGCACACTGTCTCTGCCCTTGACATGGCTGGCCAAGGAATCGACCCCACAGATGCAGATCACATTTACACATTAGAGGAGTACAATAAACCTCTCACAGACTTCTTTACTGCTCTTTCTTCAAACCATAAG GTGATACTGGTTGGCCATAGCGTTGGTGGTTACAATGTGAGTTACACCATGGAGCGCTTCCCACATAAAATCGCTTCTGCTATTTTCGTTACTGCAGTCATGGCCCTCAGCGGAACGACTCTCGTTGACAGTTTGAATGAG ATTTTGTCTCGAATTGGAAGCTTGGGAGACTCCACATTTTCCTTTGCGAATGGAGAAGGGAAAAAACCCACATCCGTAAAGTTTGGCAAACAGTTTTCACAACAAGTTTTGTTACAAAACTCACCCTCTACG GATATTTGTTTGACTGATTCTTTGCTGAAAAAATTTCCTTTGTGGGATGGAGCCGTTTCCTACACGAAGGAAAATTATGGACGAGTTCCCCGAGCATACGTTGTGGCTAAAGATGATAAAATGTTATCAGAGGAATACCAGAAAAAAATGATTGCAGAGAATCCTCCACAAATGGTATACGAGATAGAAGGATCGGATCACTCTCCATTCTTTTGCAAACCTGATAAACTTGCTAACATACTCCTACAAATTGCCAGTAGATGCCTGTGTGAATAA